A window of the Romeriopsis navalis LEGE 11480 genome harbors these coding sequences:
- a CDS encoding thiolase family protein — translation MTMQTAYIISTVRTPIGKAPRGTLRQMRPDDLGAIAVKGAIDRVPNLDPAIIDDLIIGCAIPEAEQGFNLGRVIGQRAGLPSSVAGMTVNRFCSSGLQTIAMATQAIVTGQAEMIIAGGAESMSLIPMGGHLIAPNPELLAEAPQAYCTMGLTAENVAAAYHISREDQDAFALRSHQRALTAIQAGRFESEIVPVPIQSTNYVDGALETHQQLFQQDEGPRPDTSLEALAKLPAVFRIGGSVTAGNSSQMSDGAAATIVVSEAMLNQLGVAPMGRLIGFAVAGVPPEIMGIGPAAAVPKVLAQVGLTLHDIGLIELNEAFASQSLAVIRKLGLDEDIVNVNGGAIALGHPLGCTGARMTATLLAEMQRRGIRYGLITMCVGGGMGAAGVIENLMV, via the coding sequence ATGACTATGCAAACCGCCTACATTATCAGCACTGTCCGCACCCCGATTGGCAAAGCGCCACGGGGGACACTGCGCCAGATGCGACCCGATGACCTCGGCGCGATCGCCGTCAAAGGGGCGATTGATCGGGTGCCGAACCTTGATCCGGCGATAATTGATGATTTGATCATCGGCTGTGCCATCCCGGAAGCGGAGCAAGGCTTTAATCTGGGGCGGGTGATTGGCCAACGCGCGGGTTTACCCAGCTCCGTGGCGGGTATGACCGTCAATCGCTTTTGTTCTTCGGGCTTACAAACTATCGCCATGGCAACCCAAGCGATCGTCACCGGCCAAGCCGAGATGATCATCGCGGGGGGAGCCGAATCGATGAGCCTGATCCCGATGGGTGGTCATCTAATTGCGCCGAACCCTGAACTGCTCGCTGAGGCTCCGCAAGCCTATTGCACAATGGGCTTGACGGCTGAGAATGTGGCAGCGGCGTATCATATTTCCCGTGAAGATCAAGATGCCTTTGCCCTACGATCGCATCAGCGGGCGCTCACCGCGATCCAGGCGGGTCGGTTTGAGTCAGAGATTGTGCCAGTCCCGATTCAATCGACTAACTATGTCGATGGTGCCTTAGAAACGCACCAACAACTTTTCCAACAGGACGAAGGGCCGCGCCCTGATACCAGCCTCGAAGCCCTAGCCAAATTACCAGCGGTGTTCCGCATTGGAGGGAGTGTCACGGCGGGCAATTCCTCTCAAATGTCCGATGGCGCAGCCGCAACGATCGTCGTCAGTGAAGCGATGCTCAATCAACTCGGGGTGGCACCGATGGGCCGTTTAATCGGCTTTGCGGTGGCGGGTGTGCCCCCGGAAATTATGGGCATTGGGCCAGCGGCGGCAGTGCCGAAGGTGCTGGCTCAGGTGGGGTTGACGCTGCATGATATTGGCTTAATCGAATTGAATGAAGCCTTTGCCTCGCAGTCTTTAGCAGTGATTCGGAAGCTCGGACTCGACGAAGATATTGTGAATGTGAATGGCGGGGCGATCGCCCTGGGGCATCCGCTCGGCTGTACAGGCGCAAGGATGACGGCGACGTTGCTCGCCGAAATGCAGCGGCGGGGCATTCGCTATGGGCTAATTACGATGTGCGTCGGCGGTGGCATGGGTGCGGCCGGGGTGATTGAGAACTTAATGGTCTGA
- a CDS encoding acyl-CoA dehydrogenase — MISHFLGLFVVAILGLLILMFNPLALRRMLVTTPIMQVMQAMQILPQISATEQAAIEAGSVWVEREFFGGNPDYGWIQQQPYPTVTPELQALLDGPIEHICRMATDWEIYQQQDLPAAVWDQLKSSGLLGMMIPTEYGGLGLSNFEYSTIMAKLASRSFIYTATVGVTNSLGPAKLLLHYGTAAQKAHYLPQLARGEIIPCFALTEPSAGSDAASIAAQGHVFRGADDQLYIRLNFSKRYITLGTIANLIGLAFKLYDPEYLLGQTEDLGITCALVPTDLPGVSITQRHDPMGVPFYNSPIVGQDVVIRADNIIGGIEQAGQGWPMLMQALAAGRGISFPASCTGVAKFAARVVGDYTAVRRQFGLAIGKFEGVEEPLARIGGLTYLLEAARTYTCSAVDQGEKPAVVAAIAKYQFTELTRQIVMDGMDVLGGAGICRGPRNLLSNLYTAMPIPITVEGSNIITRTMMIFGQGVMRAHPYLYDEVMALQNHDAVAFDRLLWQHIRFILSNRLRMVRLGLTRGYGSKAPEHDATRRYYQKLTWASSNFACLTDLVLLRFGGGLKRQEKITGRLADVVSWLYLGTATLRRFEAEGRNPDDLPFVHWALQYSLSQVQQAFEGTLANLPLPAMLRLPVLWIWRMNPIAQMPSDHLGGMIAKQLQTPGAMRDRLTANMHIPAEPEEALGRLENAFQLSHQAAPLLKKIKLAMRAGQLPKERPERMAHTALEHDVITRDEFELIQMAQEARTDAVQVDAFFLPEYLEVDDLPSDVADVLA; from the coding sequence ATGATTTCCCATTTTTTGGGGTTATTTGTTGTTGCAATATTGGGATTGCTGATTCTGATGTTTAATCCGTTGGCACTGCGGCGGATGCTTGTGACAACGCCAATTATGCAAGTGATGCAGGCAATGCAGATATTGCCGCAGATTTCGGCGACGGAGCAGGCAGCGATCGAAGCTGGTTCGGTGTGGGTCGAGCGCGAATTCTTTGGGGGAAATCCGGATTATGGGTGGATTCAGCAGCAGCCCTATCCGACAGTCACACCTGAGTTGCAAGCACTGTTGGATGGACCGATCGAGCACATCTGTCGTATGGCGACGGACTGGGAAATCTATCAGCAACAGGATTTACCCGCAGCCGTCTGGGATCAGCTGAAGTCATCGGGCTTACTCGGCATGATGATTCCAACGGAATATGGGGGATTGGGACTGTCGAATTTTGAGTACAGTACGATCATGGCCAAGTTGGCCTCACGTTCCTTTATCTACACCGCCACGGTTGGTGTGACGAATTCCCTCGGCCCGGCCAAGCTGTTGCTGCACTATGGTACAGCGGCGCAAAAAGCCCATTATTTGCCTCAGCTGGCACGGGGGGAAATCATTCCCTGCTTTGCGCTGACGGAGCCATCTGCCGGTTCTGATGCGGCGAGTATTGCGGCTCAGGGGCATGTTTTCCGAGGCGCGGACGATCAACTCTATATCCGGCTGAATTTTAGTAAGCGCTACATTACCTTGGGGACGATCGCCAATCTGATTGGGTTAGCCTTTAAGCTCTACGATCCGGAATATCTGCTGGGCCAAACCGAAGATTTGGGGATTACCTGTGCGCTGGTGCCGACTGACTTGCCGGGTGTGAGCATTACCCAACGTCACGATCCGATGGGGGTGCCGTTCTACAACTCCCCGATCGTTGGTCAGGATGTCGTGATTCGGGCGGACAATATCATTGGGGGCATCGAGCAAGCCGGTCAGGGGTGGCCCATGCTGATGCAGGCATTAGCCGCCGGGCGCGGTATTAGCTTCCCTGCTAGCTGTACGGGCGTAGCGAAATTTGCAGCCCGTGTGGTGGGGGACTATACGGCAGTGCGCCGCCAGTTTGGCCTCGCGATCGGCAAATTTGAGGGGGTGGAGGAACCACTGGCCCGGATTGGTGGTTTGACCTATCTGCTCGAAGCGGCGCGTACCTACACCTGTAGTGCTGTGGACCAAGGTGAGAAACCGGCAGTGGTAGCGGCGATCGCCAAGTACCAATTCACCGAATTAACGCGCCAAATTGTGATGGATGGCATGGATGTATTGGGTGGTGCAGGCATTTGCCGGGGACCCCGCAACCTACTGTCTAATCTCTACACCGCAATGCCGATTCCAATTACGGTCGAAGGGTCGAATATCATCACGCGCACGATGATGATTTTCGGCCAAGGCGTGATGCGGGCGCATCCCTATCTCTACGATGAGGTGATGGCGTTGCAAAATCACGATGCTGTGGCCTTCGATCGTCTACTGTGGCAGCATATCCGGTTTATCTTGAGCAATCGTTTGCGGATGGTCCGTTTGGGCTTAACGCGGGGCTACGGGAGCAAGGCCCCGGAGCATGATGCCACGCGGCGCTACTACCAAAAACTCACCTGGGCTTCGAGCAACTTTGCCTGTCTGACGGATCTGGTGCTGCTCCGCTTTGGGGGTGGCTTGAAGCGGCAGGAAAAAATTACGGGTCGCTTAGCGGATGTCGTTTCTTGGCTGTATTTAGGCACGGCGACATTGCGACGATTTGAAGCCGAAGGTCGGAATCCCGATGATTTACCGTTTGTCCATTGGGCCTTGCAATACAGCTTAAGTCAGGTGCAACAGGCATTTGAAGGCACATTAGCGAATCTACCACTGCCAGCGATGCTGCGGCTGCCCGTGCTGTGGATCTGGCGGATGAACCCGATCGCCCAGATGCCGAGTGATCACCTCGGTGGCATGATTGCCAAGCAACTGCAAACACCAGGGGCGATGCGCGATCGGCTGACGGCGAATATGCATATTCCGGCTGAGCCAGAAGAAGCCTTGGGGCGTTTGGAAAATGCCTTCCAGTTAAGCCATCAAGCGGCACCGCTACTGAAAAAGATCAAACTGGCAATGCGCGCGGGCCAACTGCCCAAGGAACGACCCGAACGCATGGCACATACTGCATTAGAACATGATGTGATTACTCGGGATGAGTTTGAGTTGATTCAAATGGCCCAGGAAGCCAGAACTGATGCTGTGCAGGTTGATGCCTTCTTCCTGCCGGAATACTTAGAAGTAGACGATCTACCCAGCGACGTGGCTGACGTATTGGCATAA
- a CDS encoding cyclic peptide export ABC transporter has protein sequence MGLIRFLLQSSWQMMALAMLSGLISGLSSAGVVAMMNYILRQWGAAQSAGVIGGFVGLALLALVAGISSQLSLIRLAQQAIFNLRMQLGRSILASELAHLDRTGSAKIMAALTDDVQALATAVWVLPFICIDFAMVLGGLGYILWLSWQVLLFVVTLILLFLGVYKKILRLAKAELKQGRAQQDVLFRHFRAITDGIKELKLNYPRRQAFLNEDLQGTSAKFKQHQTAGLSWFVLIDNFGKFAFFFSFGMLLFVLPNFLNIERSTLSGYLLTFLFVSKPLESLIARLPTLTQASVSLEKMESLNLSLSDRAEQLQPPTAINPRWDSLQLQHVHHSYPGERDDSLFTLGPISLDFQPGELVFIVGGNGSGKSTLAKILTGLYPPENGKILLDGEVIEDTTRESYRQYFTAIFAEFFLFDRLLGLDTETLESRIQSHLKELKIDHKVSLEGDRFSTTDLSTGQRKRLALLTAWLEDRPMYLFDEWAADQDPTFRRLFYTEFLPDLRSRGKTVFVISHDDHYFHVADRVIKLEYGQLEYDKQN, from the coding sequence ATGGGTCTAATTCGCTTTTTGTTGCAATCTTCTTGGCAGATGATGGCTCTGGCTATGTTGTCTGGATTGATTAGTGGTTTGAGCAGTGCCGGTGTCGTGGCAATGATGAACTACATTCTGCGCCAGTGGGGAGCGGCTCAGAGTGCCGGTGTAATTGGCGGTTTTGTGGGTTTAGCATTGTTAGCTTTGGTGGCGGGGATTTCGTCGCAGTTATCGTTGATTCGGTTGGCCCAGCAGGCGATCTTTAATCTGCGGATGCAACTGGGACGCAGCATTTTGGCATCGGAGTTAGCCCACCTCGATCGAACGGGTTCAGCCAAAATTATGGCAGCACTGACGGATGATGTCCAAGCCTTGGCAACGGCAGTGTGGGTATTGCCATTTATCTGTATTGATTTTGCCATGGTGCTGGGGGGACTGGGCTATATTCTGTGGCTGTCCTGGCAGGTGTTGCTGTTTGTGGTGACGCTGATTTTGCTGTTTCTGGGTGTGTATAAAAAGATTCTGCGGTTAGCGAAGGCGGAACTGAAGCAGGGGCGAGCACAGCAGGATGTTTTATTCCGGCATTTTCGGGCCATTACGGATGGGATTAAGGAGCTAAAGCTGAATTACCCACGGCGGCAGGCGTTTCTCAATGAGGATTTGCAGGGGACGTCGGCAAAGTTTAAGCAGCATCAAACAGCCGGACTGAGTTGGTTTGTCTTGATTGATAATTTTGGTAAGTTTGCATTTTTCTTTTCATTCGGCATGTTGTTGTTTGTCCTACCAAATTTCTTGAATATTGAGCGTTCGACATTATCGGGTTACCTGCTGACGTTTCTATTTGTTTCAAAGCCCTTAGAAAGTCTAATCGCCCGGCTGCCAACGTTGACTCAGGCCAGTGTTTCATTAGAAAAAATGGAGTCATTGAATTTGTCGCTGAGCGATCGCGCTGAGCAACTTCAGCCACCGACTGCAATCAATCCGCGTTGGGACTCATTGCAGCTTCAGCATGTGCATCACAGTTATCCGGGAGAGCGGGATGACAGCTTATTTACCTTGGGGCCGATTTCGTTAGACTTTCAGCCGGGGGAGTTGGTATTTATTGTTGGGGGGAATGGGAGTGGCAAGTCAACGCTGGCCAAGATTTTGACGGGGCTCTATCCACCAGAGAATGGCAAGATTTTGCTCGATGGTGAAGTGATTGAAGACACAACTCGTGAATCGTATCGGCAATATTTCACGGCGATTTTTGCGGAGTTCTTTTTGTTTGATCGATTGCTGGGATTAGATACAGAGACTTTAGAGTCGAGAATCCAAAGTCACCTCAAAGAGTTGAAAATTGATCACAAGGTGAGTCTAGAGGGCGATCGATTTTCCACCACAGATTTATCAACCGGACAACGTAAGCGTTTGGCGCTGCTTACGGCTTGGCTAGAAGATCGGCCTATGTATTTGTTTGATGAGTGGGCGGCTGATCAAGATCCGACGTTTCGTCGGTTGTTTTATACCGAGTTTCTGCCGGATTTACGATCGCGCGGTAAGACCGTGTTTGTGATTAGTCACGATGATCATTACTTCCATGTGGCCGATCGGGTGATCAAGCTGGAGTATGGGCAATTGGAGTATGACAAGCAGAATTGA
- a CDS encoding glycosyltransferase, which produces MTVSANQNLQQNSSRNLPSFSIVVETENLATADLQGLLDAIDCLEHQDPPPSQANEILLIDSGDIPPPVKQSLQTQYPWLTIHQAPPGITYYGAKMLGAEIATGDILVYYDSDCIYEPTWLRTILQSFANPEICIVAGETRTRGIGLYGTAMALAYIFPQYSGQTQLQTGSQYYLNNVAFRREFLLENPIPTELPLYRGNCVIHAKQLTCDGITIWRQPQARATHAPPNGWTHFYWRFLLIGYDYYWQKRVLKELSLDVQSIGQEAKDPTESGISGKLKVLDDRVGKLIRSNPLHLLFMPFSIPVIFVSTMLILIGYRITKRHPHRLLKRFESLEQSF; this is translated from the coding sequence ATGACAGTTTCAGCAAACCAAAACTTACAACAAAACTCATCGCGCAATCTGCCGAGTTTCTCGATCGTCGTCGAAACCGAAAACCTGGCAACGGCTGACTTACAAGGCTTACTGGATGCGATCGACTGCCTCGAACACCAAGATCCGCCCCCCAGCCAAGCCAACGAAATTCTGCTGATCGACAGCGGGGATATTCCCCCCCCGGTCAAACAATCACTCCAAACGCAATATCCCTGGTTGACAATTCATCAAGCCCCACCGGGCATTACCTACTACGGCGCAAAAATGCTCGGTGCGGAAATTGCGACGGGGGATATCCTGGTTTATTACGATTCTGACTGTATCTACGAGCCAACCTGGTTACGCACAATTTTGCAGTCCTTTGCCAACCCAGAGATTTGCATTGTCGCGGGGGAAACCCGCACCCGAGGGATCGGGCTATATGGTACGGCGATGGCGTTAGCCTATATTTTCCCCCAATATTCCGGCCAAACCCAGCTCCAAACTGGCTCGCAGTATTACCTGAATAACGTCGCTTTCCGGCGGGAGTTTCTCCTAGAAAATCCAATTCCCACGGAGTTGCCATTGTACCGAGGCAACTGCGTCATTCACGCCAAGCAACTGACCTGCGACGGCATCACAATCTGGCGACAGCCGCAGGCCCGGGCCACCCATGCCCCACCCAACGGCTGGACGCATTTCTATTGGCGCTTTTTGCTGATTGGCTATGATTATTATTGGCAGAAGCGAGTGCTGAAAGAGTTGTCACTGGATGTCCAAAGCATCGGCCAAGAAGCTAAAGACCCTACAGAATCAGGGATTTCGGGCAAGTTGAAAGTGTTAGACGATCGAGTCGGCAAACTTATCCGCAGTAATCCCTTGCATCTTTTATTTATGCCATTTTCGATTCCCGTAATATTTGTTTCGACAATGCTGATTTTAATCGGCTATCGCATTACCAAGCGACATCCGCACCGTTTGCTAAAGCGATTTGAAAGTTTAGAACAGTCATTTTAA
- a CDS encoding glycosyltransferase, with translation MILILGAIVFYTAGAIFTWQFFRTRETVPSHSEAPVAILVPVRGIDAGAWENWSSLCEQDYENYRVYFGVLDPADPAVPILEQIVEKYPDRASLTTDLPPRGPNHKDSNVSYLLEQIQTEWVIFTDSDIYVEPDYIRRVTAPLQQPGVGMVTCSYIARNPRYFGSALASLARCCDFVPSVLIARQLDGGVKLGIGVTMAVTQTALKQAGNLVFNRIGSDYNLGKRIDAAGYRVELSRYVLESDTGKESIADVFERELRWSRTIRFNKGPIYYTQIFCFGTVFCMPLLLLTGFASWAIGLTVITFLVRYLQAQNATMMMDAPRLSRWFWLLPLRDLLSFVIWAIGGYGRTIFWRGRKLRIQGDGIITE, from the coding sequence GTGATCCTGATACTTGGCGCGATCGTTTTTTATACGGCGGGGGCCATCTTCACCTGGCAGTTTTTCCGGACGCGCGAGACGGTCCCGAGTCACTCTGAAGCGCCTGTTGCCATACTAGTTCCCGTCCGAGGCATTGATGCAGGGGCCTGGGAAAATTGGTCATCGCTATGTGAGCAAGATTACGAAAATTATCGCGTTTATTTCGGCGTATTAGATCCAGCGGATCCAGCAGTGCCCATCCTCGAACAAATCGTCGAGAAATATCCCGATCGCGCCAGTTTGACCACTGACCTACCACCCCGAGGGCCAAATCACAAAGATAGCAATGTCAGCTACCTACTCGAACAGATACAAACCGAGTGGGTAATCTTTACGGACAGTGACATCTATGTTGAGCCCGATTATATCCGGCGGGTGACGGCACCGTTGCAGCAGCCGGGTGTGGGGATGGTGACTTGCAGCTATATTGCCCGCAATCCCCGCTATTTTGGCTCGGCCTTGGCCTCGCTGGCGCGGTGCTGTGATTTTGTACCGAGTGTATTGATTGCGCGGCAACTGGATGGCGGGGTGAAGCTCGGAATCGGCGTGACCATGGCTGTGACCCAGACTGCCCTGAAGCAGGCAGGGAATCTGGTGTTCAATCGGATTGGGTCGGATTACAACTTGGGTAAACGGATTGATGCGGCGGGTTATCGGGTGGAGTTGTCGCGCTATGTGTTGGAGTCGGATACCGGCAAGGAATCGATCGCCGATGTGTTTGAGCGGGAGCTGCGCTGGTCACGCACGATTCGGTTTAATAAGGGACCGATTTACTACACGCAGATCTTTTGCTTTGGGACGGTGTTTTGTATGCCCTTGCTACTGTTGACGGGGTTTGCATCGTGGGCGATCGGGTTAACCGTGATCACCTTTTTAGTCCGCTATTTGCAAGCGCAGAATGCCACGATGATGATGGACGCACCCAGGCTATCGCGATGGTTTTGGCTACTGCCCTTGCGCGATCTGCTGAGTTTTGTGATTTGGGCGATCGGCGGTTATGGCCGGACGATTTTTTGGCGCGGACGTAAGCTACGCATTCAAGGCGACGGCATTATTACCGAGTGA